One region of Ornithinibacter aureus genomic DNA includes:
- a CDS encoding DUF3145 domain-containing protein, whose product MSVSMPRTMTRGVVYVHSTPKALCPHILWAIEGVLGTRVAVDWTDQPAEPGLVRAELSWSGEAGTGARIASALRGWDKLRYEVTEEPSQGCDGSRWSHTPRLGIHHTWTSASGDAVINEDRLREVVMLAQGSPEAMQEMIEELLGTEWDDELEVFRYAGDGAPVRWLHKVG is encoded by the coding sequence ATGTCTGTCTCGATGCCGCGCACCATGACGCGGGGAGTGGTCTATGTCCACTCGACCCCCAAGGCTCTGTGCCCGCACATCCTGTGGGCGATCGAAGGCGTCCTCGGAACGAGGGTCGCCGTCGACTGGACCGATCAGCCAGCCGAGCCCGGTCTGGTGCGCGCCGAACTGAGTTGGTCGGGCGAGGCCGGGACCGGTGCCCGCATCGCCTCGGCGCTGCGCGGCTGGGACAAGCTGCGCTACGAGGTCACCGAGGAGCCGAGTCAGGGCTGCGACGGTTCGCGCTGGTCGCACACGCCGCGGTTGGGCATTCACCACACGTGGACCTCCGCCAGTGGCGACGCCGTCATCAACGAGGACCGGCTTCGCGAGGTCGTCATGCTTGCCCAGGGCAGCCCTGAGGCGATGCAGGAGATGATCGAGGAACTGCTCGGCACCGAGTGGGACGACGAGCTCGAAGTCTTCCGCTACGCCGGAGACGGCGCCCCGGTGCGCTGGCTGCACAAGGTCGGCTGA
- a CDS encoding RtcB family protein: protein MTIAPDPEMSPAAGLPVELRGATAPTLMWAHEHEVEPAALNQLRNIAALPWVHGVRVMPDVHLGKGATVGSVVAMRQAVSPAAVGVDIGCGMHAVKTSLTVEDLPDDLGPLRSAIEAVIPTGFTAHDGSAPVLSTDRALSRTFDGLFARFGGLHAGVADREGRAAAQVGTLGGGNHFVELTADDHGDVWLMLHSGSRNIGKEIAERHINTAKGMEHNLGLPDRDLAVFLDGTPEMAAYLRDLYWAQEYAMLNREAMMVLFQRVVREAFPHTTFADAVRCHHNYVSQETYDGVDLVVTRKGAIFAGAGAMGLIPGSMGTGSYVVRGLGNTASFCSASHGAGRRMSRTAAKRHFTLDDLEAQTVGVECRKDAGVLDEIPGAYKDLEGVIAAQSDLVEVVARLTTLLCVKG from the coding sequence ATGACCATCGCCCCTGACCCCGAGATGTCCCCGGCCGCCGGGCTCCCCGTCGAGCTGCGCGGTGCCACCGCCCCCACGCTGATGTGGGCCCACGAGCACGAGGTGGAGCCGGCTGCTCTGAACCAGCTGCGCAACATCGCGGCCCTGCCGTGGGTGCACGGCGTTCGCGTCATGCCGGACGTGCACCTCGGCAAGGGCGCGACCGTCGGCTCGGTCGTCGCCATGCGGCAGGCGGTGAGCCCGGCCGCGGTCGGCGTGGACATCGGCTGCGGCATGCACGCGGTGAAGACGTCGCTCACCGTCGAGGACCTCCCGGACGACCTCGGGCCGCTGCGGTCCGCCATCGAGGCGGTGATCCCCACGGGGTTCACCGCGCACGACGGCAGCGCACCGGTGCTGTCCACCGACCGCGCCCTGTCGCGGACGTTCGACGGTCTGTTCGCTCGGTTCGGTGGTCTCCACGCGGGGGTCGCAGACCGCGAGGGTCGTGCCGCCGCTCAGGTCGGCACCCTGGGCGGGGGCAACCACTTCGTCGAGCTCACCGCTGACGACCACGGCGACGTGTGGCTCATGCTTCACTCGGGGTCGCGAAACATCGGCAAGGAGATCGCCGAGCGGCACATCAACACCGCCAAGGGCATGGAGCACAACCTCGGCCTGCCGGACCGTGACCTCGCGGTCTTCCTCGACGGGACCCCCGAGATGGCTGCCTACCTGCGCGATCTGTACTGGGCGCAGGAGTACGCGATGCTCAACCGTGAGGCGATGATGGTGCTGTTCCAGCGGGTCGTCCGTGAGGCGTTCCCGCACACCACCTTCGCGGATGCCGTGCGCTGCCACCACAACTACGTCTCGCAGGAGACGTACGACGGTGTCGACCTCGTCGTGACCCGCAAGGGTGCGATCTTCGCCGGGGCCGGCGCGATGGGCCTGATCCCGGGGTCGATGGGCACCGGGTCGTACGTCGTGCGCGGACTGGGCAACACGGCATCCTTCTGCTCGGCCAGCCACGGTGCCGGGCGCCGGATGTCGCGCACCGCGGCCAAGCGGCACTTCACGCTCGATGACCTCGAGGCACAGACCGTCGGCGTCGAGTGCCGCAAGGACGCCGGCGTGCTCGATGAGATCCCGGGAGCCTACAAGGACCTCGAGGGCGTCATCGCAGCGCAGTCCGACCTGGTGGAGGTGGTGGCCCGGCTCACGACGCTGCTCTGCGTCAAGGGCTGA
- a CDS encoding alpha/beta fold hydrolase, with protein MSTIETRSVRVPGALLTYDIRHPDAVSGQRPLFVLGSPMAASGFEQLVAHFGDRTVITYDPRGAERSVLEPDGEVTGELHGEDMHRVVEDAGVAPVDVFASSGGGAFALHWVVAHPQDVATLVAHEPPLTTILPDREMAQRVNEDIIATYQHDGYGPALAKFIQLVMHTGLLPDDYLDRPAPDPAMFGLPTEDDGSRDDPLLSKNLAIPPFEPDLDALRASSVRIVPAVGTDGEGGLAWRGGAALARELGVEPVVFPGDHGGFTQSPMGPNNDPAAFAARLREVLDAG; from the coding sequence ATGAGCACCATCGAGACACGAAGCGTTCGCGTTCCTGGGGCGCTGCTCACCTACGACATCCGGCATCCGGATGCCGTGAGTGGGCAGCGCCCGCTGTTCGTGCTCGGGTCGCCGATGGCGGCATCCGGGTTCGAGCAGCTGGTCGCGCACTTCGGCGACCGCACGGTCATCACCTACGACCCCCGCGGTGCCGAGCGCAGCGTGCTCGAGCCGGACGGGGAGGTCACCGGCGAGCTGCACGGTGAGGACATGCACCGGGTCGTCGAGGATGCCGGGGTGGCCCCGGTCGACGTGTTCGCGTCGAGCGGCGGGGGAGCGTTCGCGCTGCACTGGGTCGTCGCCCACCCGCAGGACGTGGCGACCCTGGTCGCCCACGAACCGCCACTGACGACCATCCTTCCCGATCGGGAGATGGCGCAGCGGGTCAACGAGGACATCATCGCCACCTACCAGCACGACGGCTACGGCCCGGCGCTGGCCAAGTTCATCCAGCTCGTGATGCACACCGGCCTGCTGCCCGATGACTACCTCGACCGGCCGGCGCCGGACCCGGCCATGTTCGGGCTCCCGACCGAGGACGACGGCTCACGTGATGACCCGTTGCTGAGCAAGAACCTGGCCATTCCACCGTTCGAGCCCGACCTCGACGCCCTGCGCGCCTCCTCGGTGCGGATCGTTCCTGCTGTCGGCACGGACGGCGAGGGAGGTCTGGCGTGGCGAGGGGGAGCCGCCCTGGCCCGGGAGCTGGGGGTCGAACCCGTGGTGTTCCCGGGTGACCACGGAGGGTTCACACAGAGCCCGATGGGGCCGAACAACGACCCCGCGGCTTTCGCTGCCCGGCTTCGCGAGGTGCTCGACGCCGGCTGA
- a CDS encoding acyl carrier protein, with the protein MAQSEQEILAGLAEIVNEETGLDPAEVLADKSFTDDLDIDSLSMMTIVVNAEEKFGVRIPDEEVKNLTTVGDAVSFIASNQA; encoded by the coding sequence ATGGCACAGAGTGAGCAGGAGATCCTCGCCGGACTGGCCGAGATCGTCAACGAGGAGACCGGCCTGGACCCGGCCGAGGTCCTCGCGGACAAGTCGTTCACCGACGACCTCGACATCGACTCGCTGTCGATGATGACCATCGTCGTGAACGCCGAGGAGAAGTTCGGCGTGCGCATCCCCGACGAAGAGGTCAAGAACCTCACCACCGTCGGCGACGCCGTCAGCTTCATCGCCTCCAACCAGGCCTGA
- a CDS encoding SRPBCC family protein: MPTDTASATVVVDAPFETVLETIRDVAGIPDWVSDITEAEVLTTTADGMPLTARFAASTAVGTDRYTLAYEHSPDGLSWHLVEGRLQTAQDATYSLVAVDDEHTEVTFTLSIGHPLPLPGFIRNRTIKGLVANTTGGLKAHLAR, translated from the coding sequence ATGCCCACCGACACCGCCAGCGCCACGGTCGTCGTCGACGCGCCGTTCGAGACGGTGCTCGAGACGATCCGGGACGTGGCCGGCATCCCGGACTGGGTCAGCGACATCACCGAGGCGGAGGTGCTGACAACCACTGCGGATGGGATGCCGCTCACCGCCCGGTTCGCGGCGTCCACCGCCGTGGGCACCGACCGCTACACCCTCGCCTACGAGCACTCCCCTGACGGACTGTCATGGCATCTCGTCGAGGGCCGGCTCCAGACCGCCCAGGACGCGACGTACTCCCTGGTCGCCGTCGACGACGAGCACACCGAGGTCACCTTCACCCTGAGCATCGGCCACCCGCTGCCCCTGCCGGGGTTCATCCGCAACCGCACCATCAAGGGCCTCGTGGCCAACACCACCGGCGGGCTGAAGGCGCACCTCGCGCGCTGA
- the fabF gene encoding beta-ketoacyl-ACP synthase II, which yields MSERRVVVTGLGATTPLGGTIAETWDGILAGRSGAKPLDQEMLDRYELPVHFACTIAQDPLEVLTKVQVRRMDPSAQYAVIASLAAMEDAGSPEIDPLRLGVAIGTGIGGVWTLLDQWDNLREKGVRRVFPLSVPMLMPNTSAGNVSLLLGARAGAHTTVSACASGAESMGTGYDMIRAGRADMVVAGGTECATHPICFAGFSQMQALSTRNDDPAAASRPYDTGRDGFVMGEGAAVMVLEEYEHAKARGARIYAEFASIGMSADAHHITAPEPEGAGASRAMREAVERAGITDADVVHINAHATSTPVGDVAEANAIRRAFGAAADGMPVSATKSMTGHLLGAAGALEGLLTVLSVHHRVAPAAINIDDFDPAIDLDVVRGEHRALPQGDIAALNNSFGFGGHNVALIIKSV from the coding sequence ATGAGCGAGCGACGCGTCGTCGTGACCGGCCTCGGTGCCACCACCCCTCTCGGCGGGACCATCGCCGAGACGTGGGACGGCATCCTCGCAGGACGGTCCGGGGCCAAGCCCCTTGACCAGGAGATGCTCGATCGGTACGAACTGCCGGTGCACTTCGCGTGCACCATCGCTCAGGACCCGCTCGAGGTGCTCACCAAGGTGCAGGTGCGCCGGATGGACCCGAGCGCCCAGTACGCGGTCATCGCCTCGCTCGCCGCGATGGAGGATGCCGGGTCACCCGAGATCGACCCGCTGCGTCTCGGCGTCGCGATCGGCACCGGGATCGGCGGGGTCTGGACCCTGCTCGACCAGTGGGACAACCTGCGCGAGAAGGGCGTTCGCCGCGTCTTCCCGCTGTCGGTGCCCATGCTCATGCCCAACACGTCTGCCGGCAACGTCTCGTTGCTGCTCGGCGCCCGCGCCGGGGCGCACACCACGGTCTCGGCCTGCGCCTCCGGTGCGGAGTCGATGGGCACCGGGTACGACATGATCCGCGCCGGTCGCGCCGACATGGTCGTCGCCGGTGGCACCGAGTGCGCCACCCACCCCATCTGCTTCGCCGGCTTCTCGCAGATGCAGGCCCTGTCCACCCGCAACGACGACCCCGCCGCTGCGTCGCGCCCCTACGACACCGGCCGTGACGGCTTCGTCATGGGTGAGGGTGCCGCCGTCATGGTGCTCGAGGAGTACGAGCACGCGAAGGCCCGCGGGGCGCGCATCTACGCCGAGTTCGCCTCGATCGGGATGTCCGCCGATGCCCACCACATCACCGCCCCCGAGCCCGAGGGCGCCGGGGCCTCGCGCGCCATGCGCGAAGCGGTCGAGCGCGCCGGCATCACCGACGCCGACGTCGTGCACATCAACGCCCACGCCACCTCGACCCCGGTCGGTGACGTCGCCGAGGCCAACGCCATCCGGCGCGCCTTCGGCGCCGCCGCTGACGGGATGCCGGTCAGCGCCACCAAGTCGATGACCGGGCACCTGCTCGGCGCGGCCGGCGCGCTCGAGGGCCTGCTCACGGTGCTCTCCGTGCACCACCGCGTGGCTCCCGCGGCGATCAACATCGACGACTTCGACCCGGCGATCGACCTGGACGTCGTGCGTGGCGAGCACCGGGCACTCCCCCAAGGTGACATCGCGGCGCTGAACAACTCGTTCGGCTTCGGCGGCCACAACGTCGCACTCATCATCAAGAGCGTCTGA
- a CDS encoding ACP S-malonyltransferase, whose translation MIVIVCPGQGSQTPGFLAPWLELPGLRDQLSALSDAAEVDLVAHGTTSDEETIKDTAVAQPLLVGAGLLALRALGGGTTVTDAVPQSGAIAGHSVGEITAAAGAGVLSEKAAMEFVALRGRAMAQASAVTPTGMSAVLGGDQGAVLATIGRHLLTPANVNGAGQVVAAGSLPALAELAADPPPRARVIPLKVAGAFHTHYMEPAVEVLRAAAADQEVADPEVTLVSNRDGQVVIDGRTVLDRLVAQVSNPVRWDLCMERFTTLGVTAIIELPPAGTLVGLAKRALKGVELLAVKTPDDLDAARTLIKEHSA comes from the coding sequence GTGATCGTCATCGTCTGCCCCGGCCAGGGCTCCCAGACCCCGGGTTTCCTCGCCCCGTGGCTCGAGCTTCCCGGCCTGCGTGACCAGCTGTCCGCCCTCTCGGATGCCGCCGAGGTCGACCTCGTCGCCCACGGCACCACGTCCGACGAGGAGACCATCAAGGACACCGCCGTGGCCCAACCGCTGCTCGTCGGCGCCGGGCTGCTCGCCCTGCGGGCCCTCGGCGGCGGCACCACCGTCACGGATGCCGTTCCGCAGTCCGGTGCCATCGCGGGCCACTCGGTCGGTGAGATCACCGCCGCCGCCGGTGCCGGTGTGCTCTCCGAGAAGGCCGCGATGGAGTTCGTCGCCCTGCGCGGTCGAGCGATGGCGCAGGCCAGCGCCGTGACCCCGACGGGCATGAGCGCCGTGCTCGGCGGCGACCAGGGCGCCGTGCTGGCCACCATCGGGCGCCACCTGCTCACCCCGGCCAACGTCAACGGGGCCGGCCAGGTTGTGGCCGCCGGTTCGCTGCCGGCGCTGGCCGAGCTCGCCGCCGACCCACCGCCGCGAGCGCGCGTCATCCCGCTCAAGGTCGCCGGGGCGTTCCACACGCACTACATGGAGCCCGCCGTCGAGGTGCTGCGAGCAGCGGCCGCCGACCAGGAGGTGGCCGACCCCGAGGTGACCCTGGTGTCCAACCGCGACGGCCAGGTCGTCATCGACGGCCGCACCGTCCTCGACCGGCTCGTCGCGCAGGTGTCCAACCCCGTGCGGTGGGACCTGTGCATGGAGCGGTTCACCACCCTCGGCGTGACCGCCATCATCGAGCTGCCGCCCGCCGGCACGCTCGTCGGGCTCGCGAAGCGCGCCCTGAAGGGTGTCGAGCTGCTCGCGGTGAAGACGCCTGACGACCTCGACGCCGCCCGCACGCTCATCAAGGAGCACTCCGCATGA
- a CDS encoding beta-ketoacyl-ACP synthase III, with translation MSTTSKGFASALQAAPATGHARIAGIGGYRPRRVVPNSELVEAINSSDEWIRERSGIIERRFAGEGESVIDMSVMAAEPALEMAGIKGSDIDAILVATISWPYQTPAAAPLIAERFGTDAMAIDLSAACAGYCHGIALANDMVRGGSAENVLVVGVERLSDFTSRDDRGTAFIFGDGAGAAVISRSETPGIGPTIWGSDGEKWDAISQTDSWIDVREKGLDWPHIGMQGQTVFRWAVWGMAPVAQRALDAAGITADQLDAFVPHQANVRIVEAMAKKLNLPDDVAIARDIAYTGNTSAASVPLAMERMVRHGEIPRGGLALQIGFGAGLSYAAQVVVIP, from the coding sequence ATGAGCACCACCTCCAAGGGTTTCGCCTCCGCACTCCAGGCAGCGCCGGCCACCGGCCACGCTCGCATCGCCGGCATCGGCGGCTACCGTCCCCGTCGGGTGGTCCCGAACTCCGAGCTCGTCGAGGCGATCAACTCCTCCGACGAGTGGATCCGGGAGCGGTCGGGCATCATCGAGCGCCGGTTCGCCGGCGAGGGCGAGTCGGTCATCGACATGTCCGTCATGGCGGCCGAGCCGGCTCTGGAGATGGCCGGCATCAAGGGCTCTGACATCGATGCGATCCTCGTCGCCACGATCAGCTGGCCCTACCAGACCCCGGCCGCGGCTCCGCTCATCGCCGAGCGGTTCGGCACCGATGCGATGGCCATCGACCTCTCGGCCGCCTGCGCCGGCTACTGCCACGGCATCGCCCTGGCCAACGACATGGTCCGAGGCGGGTCGGCCGAGAACGTGCTCGTCGTCGGGGTGGAGCGGCTGTCCGACTTCACGAGCCGCGACGACCGGGGCACCGCGTTCATCTTCGGTGACGGCGCCGGGGCCGCCGTGATCAGCAGGTCCGAGACGCCCGGCATCGGCCCGACGATCTGGGGCTCGGACGGCGAGAAGTGGGACGCCATCTCCCAGACCGACAGCTGGATCGACGTCCGCGAGAAGGGCCTGGACTGGCCGCACATCGGCATGCAGGGCCAGACCGTGTTCCGTTGGGCGGTGTGGGGCATGGCCCCGGTCGCCCAACGCGCCCTGGACGCTGCCGGCATCACGGCCGACCAGCTCGACGCCTTCGTGCCACACCAGGCCAACGTGCGCATCGTCGAGGCCATGGCCAAGAAGCTCAACCTTCCCGACGACGTCGCCATCGCCCGCGACATCGCCTACACCGGCAACACGTCGGCGGCGTCGGTTCCGCTGGCGATGGAGCGCATGGTCCGCCACGGCGAGATCCCCCGGGGTGGGCTCGCCCTGCAGATCGGCTTCGGTGCGGGCCTGTCGTATGCCGCGCAGGTCGTCGTCATCCCCTGA
- a CDS encoding wax ester/triacylglycerol synthase domain-containing protein, which translates to MGERRSMGAVDAIWLAMDSPDNLMVIDSVMMLDGPVDSERFESVVQRRLIDRYPVFTERVVEASTPLGMPRWETVDDFTLSDHLHRVDLPPAAGDGAVQTFIEARMAEPLPRDRPLWDLYLVDGHEHGAVVIARFHHALADGIALARVLLSLTDENPTDDLEDAESSPHSEPPSPRPDGGWLDLPGRLTRDVSSGVRSALHLFGEIPAVLSPSFAIEALTTAKRTRRSPTSCCSPTSHAPPSAATPGSPNARSGLGRGHSRTSSSSVVPPGRPSTTSWSGRCPGRSRATSTSAAATPATSRRWSRSTCATCASRFPASSATSSPS; encoded by the coding sequence ATGGGCGAACGGCGTTCGATGGGCGCGGTCGACGCGATCTGGCTCGCCATGGACAGCCCCGACAACCTCATGGTCATCGACTCCGTGATGATGCTCGACGGGCCGGTCGACTCGGAGCGCTTCGAGTCCGTCGTCCAGCGTCGGCTCATCGACCGCTACCCGGTGTTCACCGAGCGCGTCGTCGAGGCGTCCACGCCACTGGGGATGCCGCGCTGGGAGACCGTGGACGACTTCACCCTGAGCGATCACCTCCATCGGGTCGACCTGCCTCCCGCTGCCGGGGATGGTGCCGTCCAGACGTTCATCGAGGCGCGCATGGCCGAGCCGTTGCCGCGCGATCGCCCCCTGTGGGACCTCTACCTCGTTGACGGGCACGAGCACGGCGCCGTCGTGATCGCCCGCTTCCACCACGCGCTCGCCGACGGTATCGCGCTCGCCCGGGTGCTGCTCTCCCTCACCGACGAGAACCCCACCGACGACCTCGAGGATGCCGAGTCGTCACCGCACAGTGAGCCCCCGTCCCCGCGCCCGGATGGCGGGTGGCTGGACCTGCCCGGTCGGCTGACCCGTGACGTGTCGTCCGGGGTGCGCTCGGCCCTGCACCTGTTCGGTGAGATCCCCGCAGTGCTCAGCCCGTCCTTCGCGATCGAGGCCCTGACCACGGCCAAGCGGACGCGCAGATCGCCGACAAGTTGCTGCTCGCCAACGAGCCACGCTCCCCCGTCAGCGGCGACCCCGGGGTCGCCAAACGCGCGGTCTGGTCTCGGCCGCGGTCACTCGCGGACGTCAAGCTCGTCGGTCGTGCCGCCGGGGCGACCGTCAACGACGTCCTGGTCGGGGCGGTGTCCGGGGCGATCGCGAGCTACGTCGACGAGCGCGGCGGCGACCCCGGCGACCTCACGACGATGGTCCCGGTCAACCTGCGCGACCTGCGCCAGCCGCTTCCCCGCGAGCTCGGCAACAAGTTCGCCCTCGTGA
- a CDS encoding WSD1 family O-acyltransferase — protein MVPVNLRDLRQPLPRELGNKFALVMLPLPTGRLAPLQRLTEAKARMDSIKNSPEAVLTFGLINAIGRTNTDVAKQVIDFFAAKAIGVTTNVAGPMTGRYLAGTRISSILGWVPGSGRHTLGVCIVSYDGVVRVGFKADAGVVTDPSTLASAFEEEMDALVRLSAAM, from the coding sequence ATGGTCCCGGTCAACCTGCGCGACCTGCGCCAGCCGCTTCCCCGCGAGCTCGGCAACAAGTTCGCCCTCGTGATGCTGCCATTGCCCACCGGTCGCCTGGCGCCCCTGCAACGGCTCACCGAGGCCAAGGCCCGGATGGACTCCATCAAGAACTCCCCCGAGGCGGTGCTCACGTTCGGACTCATCAACGCCATCGGCCGCACCAACACGGACGTCGCCAAGCAGGTCATCGACTTCTTCGCCGCCAAGGCCATCGGAGTCACCACCAACGTCGCCGGCCCGATGACCGGCAGGTACCTGGCCGGCACCCGCATCTCCAGCATCCTCGGGTGGGTGCCGGGCTCGGGGCGACACACCCTCGGCGTCTGCATCGTCAGCTACGACGGGGTGGTCCGGGTCGGTTTCAAGGCGGATGCCGGTGTCGTCACCGATCCGTCCACGCTCGCCTCCGCGTTCGAGGAGGAGATGGACGCCCTCGTCCGACTCTCCGCCGCCATGTGA